The proteins below are encoded in one region of Planctopirus limnophila DSM 3776:
- a CDS encoding DUF1559 domain-containing protein produces the protein MLFQNRKAFTLIELLVVIAIIAILIALLLPAVQQAREAARRTECKNILKQWGLALHNYHDTYNSLPAAGFSVTAGTPPNPGQHNRFSFHVRVLPFLDQTPLYNQFDMSRFYNDAPNFALKRSTIPVLHCPSALLSDRTSDSETVTYGSTNNQTHSPVSVHYLGVAGAKGFLPGSTTAYYASLPAVPNLTSDHGGLATNGLLTRNVSSRFSDCTDGLSNTFLMGEASANAASGWNRTFRAWTQGVSTNDNSTAMYASKNITHQIGSNTGWRSNTAGSLYNDSRFGSQHVGGTHFLMGDGTVRFVSENIDFATYQGAASRDGAESMQIQ, from the coding sequence ATGTTGTTTCAAAATCGTAAAGCCTTTACGCTGATTGAATTGCTGGTCGTCATTGCGATCATTGCGATTCTGATTGCCCTGCTGCTGCCGGCTGTCCAGCAGGCTCGTGAAGCGGCCCGCCGGACGGAATGTAAAAACATTCTCAAGCAATGGGGGCTCGCACTCCATAATTACCACGATACATACAATAGCCTCCCCGCGGCAGGTTTTTCGGTAACTGCAGGGACGCCCCCGAATCCTGGCCAGCATAATCGCTTCAGTTTTCATGTGCGTGTTCTGCCATTTCTTGATCAGACCCCACTCTATAATCAGTTCGATATGTCTCGCTTTTATAATGATGCACCCAACTTTGCGTTAAAGCGTTCCACAATTCCTGTCCTGCATTGCCCCAGTGCCTTGCTCTCTGACAGGACGTCTGATAGCGAAACAGTCACTTATGGCTCAACGAACAACCAGACTCATTCGCCCGTATCGGTACATTATCTGGGAGTTGCGGGTGCAAAAGGCTTTTTACCTGGTTCAACAACTGCGTATTACGCCTCTCTGCCAGCAGTTCCCAATCTGACGTCTGATCATGGTGGTCTGGCGACGAATGGTTTATTGACCCGAAATGTCTCGTCAAGATTCAGCGACTGTACTGATGGTTTGTCGAACACATTCCTCATGGGTGAGGCCTCAGCCAACGCAGCTTCGGGTTGGAATCGAACTTTTCGAGCCTGGACACAAGGCGTTTCGACAAACGATAACTCCACGGCCATGTATGCCTCCAAGAATATTACGCATCAGATTGGTTCAAATACCGGTTGGAGAAGTAATACTGCCGGCAGTCTCTACAATGATTCCCGGTTTGGCAGTCAGCATGTCGGAGGGACTCATTTTCTCATGGGCGACGGAACTGTCCGTTTTGTCTCTGAGAATATTGACTTTGCTACCTATCAAGGGGCGGCCAGTCGAGATGGTGCCGAATCGATGCAGATTCAATAA
- a CDS encoding DUF6268 family outer membrane beta-barrel protein has product MSSPNQKGAFHRGTNSAPALMSITLIAAIFYSSTSWAQHPSGPVHTVSPLTHQSTETFVTESSATAWPVILLMPEAIEVQPEAVDSGNTWAVPESSSSEIPGMITAAPHVIPAAQWQGEPQNQILQGDNVMLPGEPPSPFETDIGQANLNEPLLPQAGKPWIIPISTQAAISILPGDGDELGMTNLEFRQTFLFPRSNGWMVTPAFSTNFLNGPTTTDLPPTLYSGSIDFMWAKELSPKWKMNLAVAPGIYTDAQNTSSNAYRITGRAIFLWQMNATWQLAFGAVYLDRDDIVALPAVGAVYTPSESFRIEAIFPRPRAAWRLSQVGDEERWFYLAGELGGGTWAVERASGADDTLTYNALYLLAGYEIKRKGRLAPRFEAGYVFNRRVEYESNVGNFNPSSAAMIRVGLGF; this is encoded by the coding sequence ATGTCTTCTCCAAATCAAAAGGGTGCTTTCCATCGCGGAACAAACTCCGCTCCAGCACTGATGTCGATCACTCTGATCGCAGCAATTTTCTATTCCAGCACCTCCTGGGCTCAGCACCCGTCCGGGCCGGTTCATACTGTTTCGCCTCTCACCCACCAATCAACAGAGACATTCGTAACCGAATCCAGCGCCACCGCCTGGCCTGTCATTTTGCTTATGCCGGAAGCCATCGAAGTTCAGCCCGAAGCTGTCGATTCCGGAAACACCTGGGCTGTGCCTGAATCTTCCTCAAGCGAGATTCCTGGCATGATCACTGCCGCGCCCCACGTGATTCCTGCAGCTCAATGGCAGGGCGAACCTCAAAATCAGATCCTGCAGGGCGATAACGTCATGCTTCCGGGAGAGCCACCATCCCCGTTTGAAACTGATATTGGACAGGCCAACCTCAATGAACCACTGCTTCCTCAAGCCGGCAAACCATGGATTATCCCCATTTCGACTCAAGCCGCGATTTCGATTCTGCCTGGTGATGGTGACGAACTGGGCATGACGAACCTCGAGTTCAGGCAAACATTTCTCTTCCCTCGATCCAACGGCTGGATGGTGACACCGGCTTTCAGCACAAATTTCCTTAACGGCCCGACAACGACCGATCTCCCGCCAACTCTTTACAGCGGCTCGATTGATTTCATGTGGGCTAAAGAACTCTCGCCGAAATGGAAAATGAATCTGGCTGTTGCTCCGGGCATTTACACAGATGCTCAGAATACCAGCAGTAATGCTTACCGCATCACCGGCCGAGCGATCTTCCTGTGGCAAATGAATGCCACCTGGCAATTGGCCTTTGGTGCCGTCTATCTCGATCGGGATGATATCGTGGCTCTGCCAGCCGTGGGGGCTGTTTATACCCCCAGTGAATCATTTCGAATCGAAGCCATTTTTCCCAGACCACGAGCCGCCTGGCGACTTTCGCAAGTTGGTGATGAAGAGCGGTGGTTCTATCTTGCTGGTGAACTGGGTGGCGGTACATGGGCCGTCGAACGTGCATCAGGTGCCGATGACACTCTGACTTACAACGCTCTCTATCTACTGGCGGGCTATGAAATCAAACGTAAAGGCCGGCTGGCTCCTCGCTTTGAAGCCGGTTATGTCTTCAATCGCCGAGTCGAATACGAGTCCAATGTCGGGAATTTTAATCCCAGTTCAGCAGCGATGATCCGCGTGGGTCTCGGATTCTAA
- a CDS encoding DUF1553 domain-containing protein, with amino-acid sequence MSQSSLRIVMMAITFHVLTNWQMGVGWSQPPEAVPAQLSKSSQEAAATSQDDSGESQLSKNLYAAMVAADQPAFYWSFDQGSLKDVSGKDASGIDVSGQWVFQQQGNVKLKVAGPRGEKYPLFSSDNEALEFGNKAGYLTLDDSPIKTKDPAALAASPLRFQQGDSITLEAWVDVQQIADNQQMYVVGKGRTKRSGYPAENQNYALRLAGKNGQALVSFLFRDADSQPGNSENYHRWNSQSGVAVDSGWHHIAVSYTFGEPKSIKGYIDGSLVEGTWDYGGATTKAPVVDDDQLWVGSSLGGNPSSTFRGLIDEVAIYRSALSPDRIAQHARIVQEPPYLTPREHLSRDNVFVEVFHHVPDKHNWEFRLGKPFESFQQVDWSLIAIPQLYNSHGVRADRSNPVVVRLSGLVEFPPETRHLLLRARSGARLWIDDQLVLDNRHPGRGSDGHGPLYRVESQISDAIRPLQPGDYEQAIAWSPTSGEHRVQVDLWVGGKGRRPELGEMCLAISADGKQFQVLSTRQLFPLDDWHWEQWAKTEKKRLESENTVRRRKASEGYARYWEKRHQLAKDTLGQQSQGPIGEDLSRNKATVAAINREIQQGLSSAGVEPMAPVSDAEFLRKSTLDILGTIPSLKLQEHFWSLAESNRRAEWIDWLLEQPGWADHWVAYWQDVLAENPNLVNPTLNNTGPFRYWIHESFSDNKPFDRFATELILMEGSTYFGGPAGFALATQNDSPMAAKAHILAQAFLGMEMKCARCHDAPYHDFQQRDLFSLAAMLKREPESVPKTSTIPGDENALKSLLVKVTLKPGEPVPPEWPFAERLSASLSPDILEHPADRREQLAVLVTSPANRRFADVIVNRLWQRYLGKGIVEPIDDWETPDPTHPQVLSILEQELIASGYELKQIARVILNTEVYQRKSDHSVYSDARRARLFAGPAPRKLTAEQLVDSLFVASGKSFRTEELNIDVDGLRPMNQSLGFGFPERAWEFVATNNERDRPSLALPGVQSFINVLETFGWRASRPDPQSLRSQETTVLQPATLANGTLTLRASQLSDDSLITELAISSKSVEEFVEKVFQQLMTRAPSVQEKAMFVEFLSSGFSERVLAGTEPKVVLRPQATGVSWTNHLQSEANSIKVNYAMTIEKGDEPSSRLQADWRERAEDFVWTLINMPEFVLLN; translated from the coding sequence ATGAGCCAGTCTTCTCTTCGTATCGTCATGATGGCGATCACCTTCCATGTGCTAACGAACTGGCAAATGGGTGTGGGCTGGAGTCAGCCACCGGAGGCCGTCCCTGCCCAGTTGTCGAAGAGTTCTCAGGAAGCAGCAGCAACTAGTCAGGATGATTCTGGTGAATCTCAACTCTCGAAAAACCTGTATGCAGCGATGGTCGCTGCCGATCAACCCGCATTCTATTGGAGCTTTGATCAAGGCTCTCTAAAAGATGTTTCTGGGAAAGATGCTTCCGGGATAGACGTTTCTGGCCAATGGGTCTTCCAGCAGCAAGGAAACGTCAAGTTAAAAGTCGCAGGGCCCAGGGGTGAGAAGTATCCTCTCTTCAGTAGCGACAATGAGGCTCTGGAGTTCGGCAACAAAGCGGGCTACCTGACACTCGATGATTCCCCCATCAAAACCAAAGATCCAGCAGCCTTAGCGGCCAGTCCCCTGCGATTTCAGCAGGGTGATTCGATCACTCTGGAAGCCTGGGTTGACGTGCAGCAGATTGCCGACAATCAGCAGATGTATGTGGTCGGCAAAGGACGTACCAAACGCTCCGGCTATCCTGCCGAAAATCAGAACTATGCCTTGCGATTGGCTGGCAAGAACGGCCAGGCACTCGTCAGTTTTCTCTTTCGTGATGCGGACAGTCAGCCGGGGAATAGTGAGAATTACCATCGCTGGAACTCACAATCTGGCGTAGCTGTCGATTCGGGATGGCATCACATCGCGGTGAGTTACACTTTTGGCGAGCCCAAGTCGATCAAAGGTTACATTGATGGTAGCCTCGTGGAGGGAACCTGGGATTATGGGGGGGCGACAACCAAAGCTCCTGTCGTCGATGATGATCAGCTCTGGGTGGGCTCCTCGTTAGGGGGGAATCCCTCCAGTACCTTTCGTGGGTTGATTGATGAAGTCGCCATTTATCGATCCGCCTTGTCACCTGACCGCATCGCACAGCATGCCCGCATCGTTCAGGAGCCCCCATATCTGACCCCTCGTGAGCACCTTTCACGAGACAACGTCTTTGTCGAGGTCTTTCATCATGTTCCCGATAAGCATAATTGGGAATTTCGCTTAGGTAAGCCGTTCGAATCGTTCCAGCAGGTCGATTGGTCACTGATTGCGATTCCTCAGCTTTACAACTCTCATGGGGTGCGGGCTGATCGCAGCAATCCTGTCGTCGTGCGATTAAGCGGATTGGTGGAGTTTCCACCTGAAACGCGGCATTTGCTACTCAGGGCACGCAGTGGAGCCAGGCTATGGATTGATGACCAACTCGTGCTCGATAATCGGCACCCTGGTCGAGGAAGTGATGGTCATGGCCCGCTCTATCGAGTCGAGAGCCAGATCTCAGATGCGATTCGTCCTTTGCAGCCAGGTGACTATGAGCAGGCCATTGCGTGGAGTCCCACATCCGGTGAGCATCGTGTGCAAGTTGATCTCTGGGTAGGAGGTAAAGGACGCCGCCCGGAACTGGGGGAGATGTGTCTGGCTATTAGTGCTGATGGCAAACAGTTCCAGGTGTTGTCTACCAGACAACTCTTTCCACTGGATGACTGGCATTGGGAACAATGGGCCAAAACCGAGAAGAAACGTCTTGAAAGTGAAAATACCGTCAGGCGAAGAAAAGCCTCTGAGGGGTACGCCCGCTACTGGGAAAAACGTCATCAACTGGCGAAAGATACGCTCGGGCAGCAGTCACAAGGGCCCATCGGAGAAGATCTCAGCAGAAACAAAGCCACTGTCGCGGCTATTAACCGCGAGATTCAACAAGGTCTTTCTTCGGCTGGCGTCGAGCCCATGGCGCCGGTTTCTGATGCCGAGTTTTTGAGAAAATCCACACTCGACATTCTGGGAACGATTCCTTCATTAAAGCTCCAGGAGCACTTCTGGTCTCTGGCGGAATCCAATCGACGTGCCGAATGGATTGACTGGTTATTGGAGCAGCCGGGTTGGGCTGATCATTGGGTGGCTTACTGGCAGGACGTGCTGGCGGAAAACCCGAATCTGGTGAATCCTACGCTCAATAACACGGGTCCCTTCCGCTATTGGATTCATGAATCGTTCAGCGATAACAAGCCGTTTGATCGATTCGCGACAGAATTGATCCTTATGGAGGGGAGCACCTATTTTGGTGGACCCGCTGGTTTCGCTCTGGCGACGCAGAACGACAGTCCGATGGCTGCCAAGGCGCATATTCTGGCGCAGGCCTTTCTGGGCATGGAGATGAAATGTGCTCGTTGTCACGATGCTCCCTATCATGATTTTCAGCAGCGAGACCTCTTCAGTCTGGCAGCGATGCTGAAGCGAGAACCCGAGTCGGTCCCCAAAACGAGCACAATTCCAGGTGATGAAAATGCACTGAAATCGCTGCTGGTCAAAGTGACGTTGAAACCGGGTGAGCCTGTCCCACCGGAATGGCCATTTGCAGAGCGTCTTTCGGCAAGTCTATCTCCGGATATTCTGGAGCATCCTGCTGATCGACGTGAGCAACTGGCTGTGCTGGTGACATCTCCTGCCAATCGAAGATTTGCCGATGTGATCGTCAATCGCCTCTGGCAGCGGTATCTGGGAAAAGGGATTGTGGAACCGATTGATGATTGGGAAACCCCCGACCCGACGCATCCTCAGGTGCTGTCGATTCTTGAACAGGAGTTGATCGCTTCCGGTTATGAACTGAAACAGATCGCCCGCGTGATCCTGAATACCGAAGTTTACCAGCGAAAGAGTGACCATTCGGTCTATAGTGATGCCCGGCGAGCACGGCTTTTTGCCGGGCCCGCCCCACGAAAACTGACTGCCGAGCAACTTGTGGATTCGCTCTTTGTGGCTTCCGGGAAGAGTTTCCGCACAGAAGAATTGAATATTGATGTCGATGGCCTGAGGCCGATGAATCAGTCCCTGGGATTTGGTTTCCCGGAACGTGCCTGGGAATTTGTGGCCACAAACAATGAACGTGACCGCCCGAGCCTGGCTTTGCCTGGGGTGCAGAGTTTTATCAATGTGCTCGAAACATTTGGCTGGAGAGCATCGCGGCCCGATCCCCAAAGTCTGCGTAGCCAGGAAACGACTGTGCTGCAACCCGCGACCTTAGCCAATGGAACTTTGACTCTCCGGGCGTCTCAACTCTCCGATGATAGCTTGATCACAGAACTGGCGATTTCGTCGAAGTCCGTCGAGGAGTTTGTTGAGAAAGTCTTCCAGCAGTTGATGACTCGTGCTCCATCTGTTCAGGAAAAGGCCATGTTCGTGGAGTTCTTGAGTTCTGGCTTCAGCGAACGTGTGCTGGCGGGTACCGAACCGAAAGTGGTGCTTCGTCCTCAGGCAACGGGTGTATCCTGGACGAATCATCTGCAGTCAGAAGCGAACAGCATTAAGGTCAACTACGCCATGACGATTGAAAAAGGTGATGAACCCTCGTCGCGGTTACAGGCTGATTGGCGTGAGCGGGCGGAAGATTTTGTGTGGACGTTGATCAATATGCCCGAGTTTGTGCTGCTGAACTGA
- a CDS encoding carboxypeptidase-like regulatory domain-containing protein, with protein MPAAMYRTGLLSLGILVLLVECLTSSGCGNGRPKLVKVTGKVTLDGKPLEGAAIVFQPKTSGEKAGFQRPSTGVTDAQGQFAVRTYEPGDGLPYGEYLVGVQKREVVGQPKVNPGDEASSSVNITYKWVVPKSYADPLGSTLTAHVTSSGMNPSEFALTTGGKPAQIEIVGPKARFNDP; from the coding sequence GTGCCTGCTGCCATGTATCGAACCGGCCTATTGAGCCTGGGAATCCTGGTGCTTCTGGTCGAATGCTTGACATCTTCTGGTTGTGGGAATGGGCGCCCAAAACTTGTCAAGGTCACGGGGAAAGTCACGTTGGATGGTAAGCCTCTCGAAGGTGCTGCCATTGTTTTTCAACCCAAAACCTCCGGTGAAAAGGCTGGTTTTCAGCGCCCTTCGACAGGAGTGACGGACGCTCAGGGTCAGTTTGCCGTGAGGACATATGAACCCGGCGATGGGCTGCCTTACGGCGAATATCTCGTCGGGGTTCAGAAGCGTGAAGTCGTGGGTCAGCCTAAGGTTAATCCCGGTGATGAAGCCAGTTCCTCTGTGAACATCACTTATAAATGGGTGGTGCCTAAATCATATGCCGATCCACTCGGCTCGACTCTGACTGCCCATGTCACGAGTTCAGGAATGAATCCTTCCGAGTTCGCATTAACGACTGGTGGAAAGCCTGCGCAAATTGAAATTGTGGGGCCCAAAGCCCGATTCAACGATCCATAA
- a CDS encoding DUF1501 domain-containing protein, producing the protein MNPFLNRRDFNQYTALGGAAALSAGLPFGLSAGIQGVGSASSLLAEEHAKVSFPMGKAEHCVMIWLGGGAGQIDTWDPKVKGDPKANKAGSYYGKIQTAIPGVEVCEHLSRCAPIMDRFTLFRTVHHDVIDEHAAATNRMHTGRPVSETVIYPSVGSVIAHQRGAAGDGVPAYVLIGYPSTTRGPGFLGSKGNYVYLTDTESGPQGFQPASVIRQERQARRNELLKKVRQLNTTEEKQALLKNYESMIDEAQRLAGPQFMRIFDLKSESADLRNEYGGEFGQRCLLTRRLLQSGVRFVEVSHNLNFLNGTGWDVHNDGIVQQHRLIQELDQALAALVLDLERNKLLDKTLIVVSTEFGRPAKFDGGGGRGHHGKCFSVACAGGGIKTGVAIGETDDLAMNIVTRPVSVPDLHATMYAVCGVNPREELYAGERPVPITDGGTPVLELFS; encoded by the coding sequence ATGAATCCATTTTTGAATCGTCGTGATTTCAACCAGTACACTGCACTGGGTGGGGCAGCAGCTTTATCGGCAGGGTTACCCTTTGGATTGTCAGCAGGAATACAAGGGGTTGGATCTGCGTCTTCTCTATTGGCTGAGGAGCATGCAAAAGTCAGCTTTCCGATGGGGAAAGCCGAGCATTGTGTCATGATCTGGCTCGGTGGTGGAGCCGGTCAGATCGATACCTGGGATCCCAAAGTGAAAGGCGATCCCAAAGCGAATAAAGCGGGTTCGTATTATGGCAAGATTCAGACGGCTATCCCAGGGGTGGAAGTCTGCGAACACCTCTCGCGCTGTGCACCGATCATGGATCGATTCACATTATTTCGAACCGTGCATCACGATGTGATTGACGAGCATGCGGCAGCGACGAATCGTATGCATACAGGCCGCCCTGTCAGTGAAACGGTGATTTACCCTTCGGTCGGTTCTGTCATTGCTCATCAGCGTGGTGCGGCAGGTGATGGTGTGCCTGCGTATGTTCTCATTGGGTATCCCAGCACGACGAGAGGCCCGGGATTTCTGGGCAGCAAAGGGAACTATGTCTATCTGACAGATACCGAAAGTGGCCCCCAGGGCTTTCAGCCAGCTTCGGTGATTCGCCAGGAGCGGCAAGCACGTCGTAACGAATTGCTGAAGAAAGTTCGCCAGCTCAATACCACTGAAGAAAAACAGGCTTTACTGAAAAATTACGAGTCGATGATTGATGAAGCTCAGCGGCTGGCTGGCCCGCAGTTCATGCGGATCTTTGATTTGAAATCCGAATCTGCCGACCTTCGTAATGAATATGGTGGCGAGTTTGGGCAGCGCTGCCTGCTGACCCGCCGCTTACTGCAGTCAGGGGTGCGGTTTGTCGAAGTCTCGCATAACTTGAACTTTCTCAACGGTACTGGCTGGGATGTCCATAATGATGGGATCGTCCAGCAGCATCGACTGATTCAGGAACTCGATCAGGCGCTCGCAGCCCTCGTGCTCGACCTGGAGCGAAACAAACTTCTCGATAAAACGTTGATTGTGGTTTCAACAGAGTTTGGACGACCTGCCAAATTCGATGGTGGCGGCGGGCGCGGGCATCATGGCAAATGCTTTTCGGTCGCTTGTGCAGGTGGCGGGATCAAGACCGGCGTGGCGATTGGTGAGACTGATGATCTGGCGATGAACATCGTCACTAGACCAGTTTCCGTACCCGACCTGCATGCCACCATGTACGCAGTATGTGGCGTGAATCCTCGGGAAGAACTGTATGCAGGTGAGCGTCCTGTTCCTATTACAGATGGTGGTACCCCCGTGCTGGAACTCTTCTCGTGA
- a CDS encoding DUF1559 domain-containing protein, whose product MSRRAFTLIELLVVIAIIAILIALLLPAVQQARESARRTQCKNNMKQLGLAFHNYHDVHKRFPVAAVAGGVGANQDTTTRSWTWSCMLLPFIDQTPLYTAINVGNSNLIPQNTANMTNIQDYSTANGGTVERLLTTKIPGFICPSANGGDLNPNHKNLGVLMYGGSNTIFPVPNPPKATPISDILDGTSNTILAGEKALMTAPFVAIGSTWGTGKMCQFRINIVSPHTEINTPFDGTLDTATNCYLENGTPVNLFSRVAVASPHTGGAHVLMCDGTVRFLSENIQSNPALGADTGNFLYQNLFQINDRNTIGEF is encoded by the coding sequence ATGTCTCGTCGCGCATTCACTCTCATTGAACTCCTCGTCGTGATTGCAATTATCGCGATTCTGATTGCACTGCTGCTCCCTGCTGTTCAACAGGCACGGGAATCGGCCAGGAGAACTCAGTGCAAAAACAACATGAAGCAGTTGGGGTTAGCCTTTCACAATTACCATGATGTCCATAAGCGCTTTCCCGTCGCAGCTGTCGCAGGAGGCGTAGGAGCCAATCAGGATACCACGACCAGGTCGTGGACATGGTCATGCATGTTGCTCCCGTTCATCGATCAAACGCCGCTTTACACCGCCATCAACGTGGGGAATTCGAATCTCATTCCTCAAAACACAGCGAATATGACCAACATTCAGGATTACTCAACAGCCAATGGCGGAACCGTTGAACGATTGCTGACGACCAAGATCCCCGGTTTCATCTGCCCTTCTGCCAATGGAGGTGATTTGAATCCGAACCACAAAAATCTGGGCGTACTCATGTACGGTGGCAGCAACACGATTTTCCCGGTTCCCAACCCACCTAAAGCCACGCCCATCTCAGATATTCTCGATGGAACGTCGAATACGATCCTCGCTGGTGAAAAAGCATTAATGACGGCTCCATTTGTCGCCATTGGCTCGACCTGGGGGACGGGGAAAATGTGTCAATTCCGTATCAATATCGTTTCACCACATACTGAGATTAATACCCCGTTTGATGGAACATTAGACACCGCTACGAACTGCTATCTGGAAAATGGTACGCCGGTCAATCTTTTTTCCCGGGTGGCAGTGGCGAGTCCGCACACGGGAGGGGCGCATGTCTTGATGTGTGATGGAACCGTCCGGTTTCTGAGTGAGAATATACAATCCAATCCCGCACTCGGGGCTGATACAGGAAATTTTCTCTACCAGAATCTCTTCCAGATTAATGATCGCAATACGATTGGTGAATTCTAA
- a CDS encoding protein phosphatase 2C domain-containing protein, with translation MLFEQSVQFASLSDIGFRRQNNQDSFAVHICKDREDWVRRGHLFVVCDGMGGHAVGELASKLAVDTIPHAFQKSLEQDVKTALLNAIVDGNRVINERGTQNREFERMGTTCTALTLGSTGVLIGHVGDSRAYRVRGSQIDQLTADHSLVWEMIQQRRVHPKDASSIVPKNIITRSLGVEPTVNVDMEGPFPALSGDVYVLCSDGLTNLVSDQEIGVAVRELAPADACRFLVNLANLRGGIDNITVIAVRLGAMPEGVSLDGIPESESREIDGRSFARLAWVIAMVVSCGFGMSLVINGPDWRAAGLALIGLSVFLLAVGWIFRKNHVSPTDKAGVEADSMATVLWRPYRTASARATPELIDRLARLHAELQKAAREEEWSIDWAEHDDLMQKFTLATMEKRLSRAFRDLTKVIGMLMSGVQAQRRRLKRESRWGPVRKPNDTSGS, from the coding sequence ATGCTCTTTGAGCAGTCCGTTCAGTTCGCCAGTCTGAGTGATATTGGATTCAGGCGTCAGAATAATCAGGATTCCTTTGCGGTTCACATTTGTAAAGACCGCGAAGACTGGGTTCGTCGCGGCCATTTGTTTGTCGTTTGTGATGGTATGGGTGGTCATGCTGTCGGAGAGTTAGCCAGTAAGCTGGCGGTGGATACGATTCCGCATGCTTTCCAGAAATCTCTTGAACAGGATGTGAAAACAGCCCTCCTCAATGCCATCGTTGATGGCAATCGAGTGATCAATGAGCGTGGCACGCAGAATCGCGAATTTGAAAGAATGGGAACCACCTGTACGGCGCTCACACTGGGAAGTACTGGTGTGCTGATTGGTCATGTGGGGGATAGCCGGGCATATCGGGTAAGAGGCAGTCAGATTGATCAACTGACGGCAGATCACAGTCTTGTCTGGGAAATGATTCAGCAGCGTCGCGTGCATCCCAAAGATGCAAGTTCAATCGTTCCGAAAAACATTATTACCCGATCTTTGGGTGTCGAACCCACAGTCAATGTCGATATGGAAGGGCCCTTCCCTGCACTTTCTGGTGATGTGTATGTCCTGTGCTCTGATGGTTTGACGAACCTGGTAAGTGACCAGGAGATTGGCGTGGCTGTGCGGGAACTGGCTCCTGCGGATGCCTGTCGATTTCTTGTCAATCTCGCCAATTTGAGAGGTGGTATCGATAACATTACGGTGATCGCAGTTCGCCTGGGAGCCATGCCTGAAGGGGTCTCTCTCGATGGAATTCCTGAGAGTGAGTCTCGCGAGATTGATGGACGCTCATTCGCCCGTCTGGCATGGGTCATTGCCATGGTGGTCTCATGTGGTTTTGGAATGAGTCTGGTGATCAATGGGCCTGATTGGCGTGCCGCAGGTTTAGCGTTGATTGGATTATCTGTCTTTCTCCTTGCTGTTGGTTGGATCTTTCGTAAAAACCATGTGAGCCCAACTGATAAAGCGGGGGTTGAGGCCGATTCGATGGCGACTGTGCTCTGGCGGCCTTATCGAACAGCATCGGCTCGCGCGACACCGGAACTCATCGATCGGCTGGCCAGGTTGCATGCTGAATTGCAGAAGGCGGCCCGGGAAGAAGAGTGGTCCATTGATTGGGCTGAACATGATGATCTCATGCAGAAATTCACCCTCGCCACGATGGAGAAACGTCTCAGTCGGGCATTTCGGGATCTGACGAAAGTGATCGGCATGCTGATGAGTGGCGTTCAGGCACAGCGGCGGCGGCTGAAACGTGAGTCTCGCTGGGGGCCGGTACGCAAACCGAATGACACTTCAGGCAGTTGA
- a CDS encoding MBL fold metallo-hydrolase: MEVIFLGTGGYHPNERRHTAGVAIPEARIVFDAGTSAFRIPKVMPPGELNVFLSHAHLDHVCGLTYLLAPLLTGYFTSCRLYGTAATLHAVRTHLFAEPIFPILPGFEFCILEDVISCSDCVITSRSMVHPGGSMAFRLEKNSKALAYVTDTTANESYLDWIREVDLLIHECSFRDADEKWCQPTGHSHTSAVARLALAAKVQQLYLTHIDPRDLSDDPVDLDQARQIFPKTVVAEDLLVVRL, from the coding sequence ATGGAGGTGATTTTCCTGGGCACCGGGGGGTATCACCCCAATGAAAGACGGCATACGGCGGGAGTGGCCATCCCTGAAGCTCGAATTGTCTTTGATGCGGGCACGAGCGCCTTCCGTATTCCCAAGGTCATGCCACCTGGGGAATTGAATGTCTTCCTCTCCCATGCCCATCTTGACCATGTGTGTGGTCTGACTTACCTGCTGGCACCATTGCTCACTGGGTACTTTACCAGTTGCAGGCTGTATGGCACCGCAGCCACACTTCATGCCGTTCGCACTCATCTGTTTGCGGAACCGATTTTTCCCATTCTTCCCGGGTTCGAGTTCTGCATTCTTGAGGATGTGATTTCTTGCAGTGACTGTGTCATTACCTCTCGATCGATGGTGCATCCGGGAGGATCGATGGCCTTCCGTCTCGAAAAAAATTCAAAGGCGCTGGCCTATGTGACAGATACCACGGCGAACGAGAGCTATCTCGATTGGATTCGCGAAGTGGATCTGCTGATTCACGAATGCTCATTTCGTGATGCTGACGAGAAATGGTGCCAGCCGACAGGCCATAGCCATACCAGTGCAGTCGCCCGGCTGGCACTGGCTGCGAAAGTCCAGCAGCTTTACCTGACTCACATCGATCCGCGCGATCTGAGTGACGATCCGGTCGATCTCGATCAGGCACGTCAGATCTTCCCCAAAACTGTTGTGGCAGAAGATCTCCTCGTCGTTCGGCTTTAG